A genome region from Anastrepha obliqua isolate idAnaObli1 chromosome 4, idAnaObli1_1.0, whole genome shotgun sequence includes the following:
- the LOC129243537 gene encoding hormone-sensitive lipase — translation MERNEPTAVISAGIETLDGMNACGSEKLPHITSKSNETHQLPNGTDAQSFAAPPSPPPTPSSLPSSVSSAEFATSQHEQLMMDDSTTDAPEEDAPALQPLYEELLQQCVEQADYFKNDNSEKGQRLCAAFVAWQDFIRLANTLVHRVDAFAYKYDFDEHTPGNGYRSFISVTNSCITYGQSICRNLQATRATMFFRKKYYMKEVESCSQLLSSLCTCLHYLLIMHDWSSDSGDLFANGQHTAEELFELGDTINQYAFYGRCLGFQYDNTIRGVLRFIAIGMASFSEVFYAQVEGKISKTTRGLWTGSKYFLNPEQCARRIVNISQNAKVDFCKAFWFLAESEMMNTIPTIVGSSVKVNRVIEIPPELLQLPRVNKTQKLRAATDLNQNDNAELIDIPIPSAHIGPGNSVNVRLLSYTRREGMIGEGMFSRSWRRLPARSRSLLFHCHGGGFVAQSSKSHELYLRDWATALDVPIISVDYSLAPEAPYPRALEEVFYAYCWMLRNAEHLGTTAERIVLAGDSAGANLCIGVALKCIELGIRVPDGLFLAYCPTLISFVPSPARLLCLMDPLLPFGFMMRCLRAYASPEPKQMQENAKRVAEMSDIRDATPTQELHLTLQLEREYSGASSRCTSAAKSPLSSVAENSKWDQMLKDGTALDMNAMEADAQTEESSDTFASASYHSQTVERTDLPSAEEDNSLCVSFEDDSQPIVHYPIQLSAEIQKDSDSEQYIDRFLDKYLIDTNTQEVKEQQANGNGALNGARYINGLTPTIAQTASEENIIMDTGKEVIAFEALHCRFNNAFNALTTTFDRYTKSSEIRSEAQNGERIQDLRNMDALIARSPSVEFAFQVPKDPFLSPYYASDEWLSQLPATKILTLDMDPCLDDCVMFARKLKNLGRPVTLEILKGLPHGFLNFTMYSSEARDGSKRCVENLKQLLFTPADIQLNGGATGSK, via the exons ATGGAGCGCAATGAGCCAACAGCTGTGATCTCAGCAGGTATTGAAACGCTGGATGGCATGAACGCGTGCGGCAGTGAAAAATTACCACACATCACATCGAAATCAAACGAAACCCACCAATTACCTAACGGCACTGATGCACAATCTTTTGCGGCACCACCCTCACCACCACCTACTCCCAGTTCACTGCCGTCTTCAGTCTCATCTGCTGAATTTGCCACATCTCAGCACGAGCAACTGATGATGGATGACTCGACTACTGATGCGCCTGAGGAGGATGCTCCAGCACTACAGCCATTATACGAGGAACTGCTTCAACAGTGCGTTGAGCAGGCTGACTACTTTAAAAACGATAATTCAGAGAAGGGACAGCGCTTATGTGCCGCATTTGTCGCTTGGCAGGATTTCATACGATTGGCAAATACGCTGGTACACCGTGTGGATGCCTTCGCTTACAAGTATGACTTCGATGAGCATACACCAGGCAATGGCTACCGCAGTTTTATATCTGTCACGAATTCGTGCATTACGTACGGTCAAAGCATTTGCAGGAATCTCCAAGCGACACGCGCCACTATGTTCTTTCGCAAGAAATACTACATGAAAGAGGTAGAGTCCTGCTCGCAGCTGCTTTCGTCGCTCTGCACTTGCCTGCATTATTTGCTCATCATGCACGATTGGTCAAGTGATTCAGGCGATCTGTTTGCCAATGGGCAACATACAGCGGAGGAGCTCTTCGAACTGGGCGACACTATCAATCAGTATGCTTTCTATGGCCGGTGCCTTGGGTTTCAGTACGACAATACAATACGCGGTGTGTTGCGTTTTATCGCGATCGGTATGGCTAGTTTTTCGGAGGTCTTCTATGCACAGGTGGAAGGAAAAATCTCAAAGACTACACGCGGCCTGTGGACGGGCagcaaatactttttaaatccAGAACAATGTGCGCGTCGCATTGTAAATATTTCGCAGAATGCGAAAGTCGATTTTTGTAAAGCATTTTGGTTTCTTGCCGAGTCGGAGATGATGAACACCATACCAACGATTGTCGGTAGCTCGGTGAAAGTAAATCGCGTGATTGAGATACCACCGGAGCTTTTGCAGTTGCCGCG CGTTAATAAGACACAAAAGCTGCGTGCTGCCACCGATTTAAATCAAAACGACAATGCCGAACTGATCGATATACCAATACCGTCTGCCCACATTGGGCCTGGCAACTCAGTGAATGTACGGCTGCTCAGCTATACGCGGCGCGAGGGCATGATTGGTGAGGGTATGTTCTCGCGCAGCTGGCGCCGCTTACCAGCGCGTAGTCGTAGTCTACTATTCCACTGTCATGGCGGTGGATTTGTTGCGCAGTCATCAAAATCGCATGAGCTCTATTTGCGCGACTGGGCCACTGCGCTCGATGTGCCTATTATTTCGGTGGACTACAGTCTCGCACCTGAGGCGCCTTATCCTCGCGCTCTTGAGGAAGTTTTTTATGCCTACTGTTGGATGTTACGCAATGCTGAGCATTTAGGCACCACTGCTGAGCGTATTGTGCTGGCCGGTGATTCGGCTGGTGCCAATCTTTGTATTGGTGTGGCATTAAAATGCATCGAGCTGGGCATACGTGTGCCGGACGGCTTGTTCCTTGCATATTGCCCGACACTGATCAGCTTCGTGCCAAGCCCGGCGCGTCTATTGTGCCTCATGGATCCGTTGTTGCCTTTCGGTTTTATGATGCGTTGCTTGCGCGCATACGCCTCACCAGAACCCAAGCAGATGCAGGAGAATGCGAAGCGTGTGGCTGAAATGTCCGACATACGAGATGCAACACCAACGCAAGAGCTGCACTTAACACTGCAGCTGGAAAGGGAGTACAGTGGGGCATCCAGTAGGTGCACATCGGCAGCAAAGAGTCCGCTGTCGTCAGTGGCGGAGAATTCCAAATGGGATCAAATG ttgaaAGACGGCACAGCTTTGGATATGAATGCCATGGAAGCAGATGCTCAGACGGAGGAGAGCAGCGATACCTTTGCCAGCGCCTCGTATCATAGTCAAACCGTTGAACGCACCGATTTACCCTCCGCCGAAGAAGACAACAGCCTTTGCGTCTCCTTCGAAGATGACTCCCAACCAATTGTGCACTATCCCATACAACTTTCCGCGGAAATTCAAAAGGATTCCGACTCAGAGCAATATATCGATCGTTTTCTCGATAAATATCTCATTGACACCAATACGCAAGAGGTCAAGGAGCAACAGGCAAATGGTAATGGAGCGCTGAATGGTGCGAGATATATCAATGGTCTCACGCCAACAATAGCGCAAACAGCGTCTGAAGAGAACATCATCATGGATACGGGCAAAGAAGTGATTGCCTTTGAGGCGCTGCATTGCCGCTTCAACAATGCCTTCAATGCGCTCACAACTACGTTCGATCGATACACCAAATCGAGTGAAATACGCAGCGAAGCGCAGAATGGCGAACGCATACAGGATTTACGCAATATGGATGCTTTGATAGCGCGCAGCCCTAGCGTAGAGTTTGCCTTTCAAGTGCCAAAAGATCCATTCCTATCGCCCTATTATGCTAGCGATGAGTGGCTTTCGCAGCTGCCAGCTACGAAAATTCTG ACGCTCGACATGGACCCCTGTCTCGATGATTGTGTGATGTTTGCGCGCAAGCTAAAGAACTTGGGCCGACCAGTAACGCTGGAGATATTGAAGGGGCTACCCCACGGTTTCCTTAATTTTACAATG TACTCAAGTGAGGCACGTGACGGTTCTAAACGTTGCGTAGAAAACCTTAAACAACTGCTATTTACTCCGGCGGATATCCAATTAAATGGAGGTGCTACAGGAAGCAAATGA